From Verrucomicrobiota bacterium JB022, one genomic window encodes:
- a CDS encoding glycoside hydrolase family 28 protein: MASPRLRSQASGAWLACLLFMTQGLFATAYNVRDYGAKGDGQAIDSPAINAAIEAASDAGGGTVVLPAGTYRSFSIRLQSHITLELQSGATLLAASPDDGDGRYDEPEPNKWGDELRYQDFGHSHWRNSLIWGENLENIAIVGHGLIDGEGLQSHVDYSDEKARNGHANKAIALRECRNVTLRDFSVLKGGHFMLLATGVDTMTIDNLKIDTNRDALDIDACRNVRISNCSINSLNDDAIVLKASYALGEVRHCEDITITNCLVSGYDIGSMLDATYRTETKKAVDQDGPTARIKLGTESNGDFRNITISNCVFRRSRGLAIESVDGSNIENIVVSNLVMHDVSNAPIFLRLGNRARGPEGTSVGSIRGVQISGISVHDADGRFPIILAGLPGHPIEDVLLQDIRVVSRGGITMADVAEQPEHLANHFFLRGKEEGVRGPREPFAVPLREKAYPEPSMFGLLPASVLYARHVEGLEVRGLHYTLTEDDERPLVVLHEATDVLFEGFAAQPSSGGSFRLQEVTDFETYRCKFVPDQKLREAELQTF, encoded by the coding sequence ATGGCCTCCCCTCGTCTTCGTTCCCAAGCGTCCGGCGCCTGGCTCGCGTGCCTGCTCTTCATGACCCAAGGACTTTTTGCTACGGCCTACAATGTGCGCGACTATGGCGCCAAGGGCGACGGCCAGGCGATCGACTCGCCGGCCATCAACGCGGCCATCGAGGCGGCCTCCGACGCGGGCGGCGGCACGGTGGTGCTCCCTGCGGGCACCTATCGCAGCTTCTCCATCCGCCTGCAAAGCCACATCACGCTGGAGCTGCAATCCGGCGCGACCCTGTTGGCGGCCTCACCGGATGACGGCGACGGACGCTACGACGAGCCGGAGCCGAACAAATGGGGCGACGAGCTGCGTTACCAGGACTTTGGGCACAGCCACTGGCGTAACAGCCTGATCTGGGGCGAAAATCTCGAAAATATCGCCATCGTGGGCCACGGCCTGATCGACGGCGAGGGCCTGCAGAGCCACGTGGACTACAGCGACGAAAAGGCCCGCAACGGCCACGCTAACAAGGCCATCGCACTGCGGGAGTGCCGCAACGTGACCCTGCGCGACTTCTCCGTGCTCAAGGGCGGCCACTTCATGCTGCTCGCCACCGGGGTCGATACCATGACGATCGACAACTTGAAGATCGACACCAATCGCGACGCCCTCGACATCGACGCGTGCCGCAATGTGCGCATCTCCAACTGCAGCATCAACTCGCTCAACGACGACGCGATCGTGCTCAAGGCGAGCTACGCGCTGGGTGAGGTGCGCCACTGCGAAGACATCACGATCACCAACTGCCTCGTGAGCGGCTACGACATTGGCTCGATGCTCGACGCCACCTACCGCACCGAGACCAAGAAGGCCGTCGACCAGGACGGGCCGACCGCGCGGATCAAGCTGGGCACGGAATCGAACGGCGACTTCCGCAACATCACGATCAGCAACTGCGTTTTCCGGCGCTCACGCGGGCTGGCCATCGAGTCGGTCGACGGCTCGAACATCGAAAACATCGTGGTGAGCAACCTCGTGATGCACGACGTGTCCAACGCTCCCATTTTCCTCCGCCTTGGCAACCGGGCGCGCGGCCCCGAAGGCACGTCGGTCGGCAGCATCCGGGGCGTGCAGATCAGCGGCATCTCGGTCCACGATGCCGACGGGCGCTTCCCGATCATCCTCGCAGGCCTGCCGGGGCACCCGATCGAAGACGTGCTGCTGCAAGACATCCGCGTGGTCTCGCGCGGCGGGATCACGATGGCCGACGTGGCCGAACAGCCGGAGCACCTCGCCAACCACTTCTTCCTGCGCGGCAAGGAAGAGGGCGTGCGTGGCCCGCGCGAGCCGTTTGCCGTGCCGCTGCGCGAGAAGGCTTATCCGGAGCCGAGCATGTTTGGCCTGCTGCCCGCCTCTGTCCTCTACGCCCGCCATGTCGAGGGCCTGGAGGTGCGCGGCTTGCATTACACGCTGACCGAAGATGACGAGCGTCCGCTGGTGGTGCTGCACGAAGCGACCGATGTGCTTTTCGAGGGCTTTGCGGCCCAGCCGTCGAGCGGCGGCAGCTTCCGCCTGCAGGAGGTGACCGACTTCGAGACCTATCGCTGCAAGTTCGTGCCCGACCAAAAGCTGCGCGAGGCCGAGCTGCAGACGTTCTAA
- a CDS encoding 5-(carboxyamino)imidazole ribonucleotide synthase — MSAASNRKDVILPPATIGILGGGQLGRMSILAGRKLGYRFVVYEPQGPNSPAGVIADEEINAPYDDMDALRAFAQKCDVVTYEFENVPSGPLQMIASYAPVRPGAKALHTCQNRRREKTFLQDNGFPCAPFAIVNNADELQSAWRQLGGDVVVKSADFGYDGKGQRKLKDGDDVAKIWRELNVEAAVLEKWIRFKGEYSVICARNARGDEMAFPLTHNEHRNHILHQSLVPVRGVDAARQMEAEELAMSIARALDVEGLLAVELFLTEDGWIVNELAPRPHNSGHYTFDACLTSQFEQHIRAICNLPLGDPRLLSPVAMINLLGDSWKAAGDAGPDWPGLLEHPRAKLHLYGKAVPKAGRKMGHFCVMADTAADAAKDAEKLLNTIERRK; from the coding sequence ATGAGTGCCGCATCGAACCGCAAAGACGTCATCCTGCCGCCGGCCACGATTGGCATCCTCGGTGGGGGCCAGCTCGGCCGCATGAGCATCCTGGCCGGGCGCAAGCTGGGCTACCGCTTCGTCGTTTACGAGCCCCAAGGCCCCAATTCCCCCGCCGGCGTGATTGCCGACGAGGAGATCAACGCCCCGTATGACGACATGGACGCGCTGCGTGCCTTCGCCCAGAAGTGCGACGTCGTGACCTACGAGTTTGAAAACGTGCCCAGCGGCCCGTTGCAGATGATCGCCAGCTACGCCCCGGTGCGCCCGGGCGCCAAGGCCCTGCACACCTGCCAGAACCGCCGCCGCGAAAAGACTTTCCTGCAGGACAACGGCTTCCCCTGCGCCCCCTTTGCCATCGTCAACAATGCGGACGAGCTGCAGAGCGCCTGGCGTCAGTTGGGCGGCGATGTGGTGGTGAAGAGCGCCGACTTTGGCTACGACGGCAAGGGCCAGCGCAAGCTGAAGGACGGCGACGATGTCGCCAAGATCTGGCGCGAGCTGAACGTCGAAGCAGCCGTGCTGGAAAAGTGGATCCGCTTCAAGGGCGAGTATTCCGTCATCTGTGCCCGCAATGCGCGCGGCGATGAGATGGCCTTCCCGCTGACCCACAACGAGCACCGCAACCACATCCTCCACCAGTCCCTCGTGCCCGTGCGCGGGGTCGATGCCGCACGCCAGATGGAGGCCGAAGAGCTGGCCATGTCCATCGCGCGTGCCCTGGACGTGGAGGGTTTGCTGGCGGTCGAGCTGTTCCTGACCGAAGACGGCTGGATCGTGAACGAGCTGGCCCCGCGCCCGCACAACAGCGGCCACTATACCTTTGATGCGTGTCTCACCAGCCAGTTTGAGCAGCACATCCGCGCCATCTGCAACCTCCCCTTGGGCGACCCGCGTCTGCTCTCGCCCGTGGCGATGATCAACCTGCTGGGCGACTCCTGGAAGGCTGCCGGCGACGCTGGCCCCGACTGGCCCGGCCTGTTGGAGCACCCGCGCGCCAAGCTGCACCTCTACGGCAAGGCCGTGCCCAAGGCGGGCCGCAAGATGGGCCACTTCTGCGTGATGGCCGACACGGCGGCCGATGCCGCCAAGGATGCCGAAAAGCTGCTCAATACGATCGAGCGCCGAAAGTAG
- a CDS encoding alpha/beta hydrolase, whose translation MILRMTFLALTSFLVYLQARPEQETTLWPAGEVPGAQGTEATDVPTLTPYWPAEEVATGAAIIVCPGGGYGHLATHEGRDYALWLNEHGVTAFVLKYRLGTNGYRHPSMLHDVQRAVRIVRANAKEWELDPGRVGVMGSSAGGHLAASALTHFDAGTPTAEDPIDRVSSRPDLGILCYPVITMGDLAHKGSKRNLLGEQPPAELIELMSNEKQVTAETPPTFLWHTYDDSTVQVGNSILFAEALSEHGVPHDLHLYQTGRHGLGLGVRSYTPGQSDPRELLPWTYDLAYWLKLQGFVE comes from the coding sequence ATGATCTTACGGATGACTTTCCTGGCCCTTACGTCGTTCCTCGTTTACTTGCAGGCTCGCCCCGAGCAGGAAACGACGCTTTGGCCTGCGGGCGAAGTGCCTGGCGCCCAAGGCACCGAAGCGACCGATGTGCCTACGCTGACGCCGTATTGGCCGGCAGAGGAAGTGGCGACCGGAGCGGCTATCATCGTGTGCCCAGGCGGAGGGTATGGGCATCTGGCTACCCACGAGGGGCGTGATTATGCCCTCTGGCTGAATGAACACGGGGTGACGGCATTTGTGCTCAAATATCGCCTGGGGACTAACGGCTATCGGCATCCTTCGATGCTTCACGATGTGCAGCGTGCCGTCCGGATCGTGCGCGCCAATGCCAAGGAGTGGGAGCTGGACCCGGGCCGGGTAGGCGTGATGGGCTCTTCCGCCGGCGGGCACCTCGCCGCCTCGGCGTTGACCCATTTCGATGCCGGCACACCGACCGCCGAAGACCCGATCGACCGCGTCAGCTCGCGGCCCGACCTGGGCATCCTGTGCTATCCGGTAATCACGATGGGAGACTTAGCTCACAAGGGCTCGAAGCGTAACCTGCTGGGCGAGCAGCCGCCGGCGGAGCTGATCGAGCTGATGTCGAACGAAAAGCAGGTGACTGCCGAGACGCCGCCGACCTTCCTTTGGCACACCTATGACGATTCTACCGTGCAGGTGGGTAACTCGATCCTCTTTGCCGAAGCGTTGAGCGAGCATGGAGTGCCGCACGACCTGCATCTCTACCAGACGGGGCGCCATGGGCTCGGGCTCGGCGTGAGGAGCTATACGCCGGGCCAGAGCGACCCGCGCGAGCTGCTGCCGTGGACTTACGACCTCGCGTATTGGCTGAAGCTGCAAGGGTTTGTGGAGTAG
- a CDS encoding PqiC family protein — translation MRSFPALFGCALLGLTLSGCVNLEPSADPTRFYVLHSGLSDAPATDETSRVLTLQEVRLPSYLQGSKIAVHGQGFGISYSDWHRWGEELDVGLTRVLAEYLNASLPSYQVDTGRRRYLPAGAPVLEVEIERFEGTQSGEVWVAARYIVTEEDSQGFVAQGHFRHRAEWDGSDYQQLVAALSDGLRQLASEIASKLGTE, via the coding sequence ATGCGCTCCTTTCCTGCCCTTTTCGGCTGTGCCCTGCTCGGGCTGACGCTCAGCGGTTGCGTGAACCTCGAGCCTTCGGCCGACCCAACGCGATTTTATGTGCTGCACTCCGGCCTTTCCGACGCTCCGGCGACCGACGAGACCAGCCGCGTGCTGACGCTCCAGGAGGTGCGACTACCCTCCTATCTGCAAGGCAGCAAGATCGCGGTTCACGGTCAGGGATTCGGCATCAGCTATAGCGACTGGCACCGCTGGGGCGAGGAGCTGGACGTGGGGCTGACGCGTGTGCTGGCGGAGTATCTGAACGCGTCGCTGCCCAGCTATCAGGTCGATACGGGCCGCCGCCGCTACCTGCCGGCAGGCGCACCGGTGCTGGAGGTCGAGATCGAACGTTTCGAGGGCACGCAATCCGGCGAAGTCTGGGTCGCGGCCCGCTACATCGTGACGGAGGAAGACAGCCAGGGCTTCGTCGCCCAAGGCCATTTCCGCCACCGCGCCGAATGGGATGGCAGTGACTACCAGCAGCTCGTCGCCGCGCTCAGCGACGGCTTGCGCCAGCTCGCCAGCGAGATCGCCTCCAAGCTGGGGACCGAGTAA
- a CDS encoding LL-diaminopimelate aminotransferase: MIRINPNYQKLQASYLFSNIAQRVAAYQKANPDKPLIKMGIGDVTEPLPEVCRTALKQAVDEMGTRDGFHGYGPEQGYAFLREAIAEHEFQARGCDISADEIFVSDGSKCDSGNIQEIFGTDIAVAVPDPVYPVYVDTNVMAGRTGRFIDGRYEGLTYLDSTADNGYTPDLPETPVDLIYLCFPNNPTGAIATKEQLKRWVDYARQNRALILFDAAYQAFIQDENLPRSIYEIEGAKECAIEFRSFSKNAGFTGTRCAFTVVPQDLVAYDPDNNPVPLRQLWNRRHSTKFNGVSYPVQRAAAAIYSPEGKQQVQALIDGYMANARKIRETMIELGYDCVGGDHAPYVWIQTGGKSWDFFDKLLNEAGVVCTPGAGFGKCGEGHIRLSAFNTAEKTEQALKRIREVLAR; encoded by the coding sequence ATGATCCGGATCAATCCGAACTACCAGAAGCTGCAGGCTTCCTACCTTTTCAGCAATATTGCCCAACGCGTTGCCGCCTATCAAAAGGCCAACCCCGACAAGCCCCTGATCAAGATGGGCATTGGCGACGTGACGGAGCCTTTGCCCGAGGTGTGCCGCACCGCCCTCAAGCAGGCGGTCGACGAAATGGGCACGCGCGACGGCTTCCACGGCTACGGCCCCGAGCAGGGCTACGCGTTCCTCCGCGAAGCCATCGCCGAGCATGAATTCCAGGCCCGCGGCTGCGACATCAGCGCCGACGAGATCTTCGTCTCCGACGGCTCGAAGTGCGACAGCGGCAACATTCAGGAGATCTTCGGCACCGACATCGCCGTGGCCGTGCCCGATCCGGTCTACCCTGTGTACGTGGATACGAACGTGATGGCGGGCCGCACCGGTCGCTTCATCGACGGTCGCTACGAAGGCCTGACCTACCTCGACTCGACGGCGGACAATGGCTACACGCCCGACCTGCCCGAGACCCCGGTCGACCTGATCTACCTCTGCTTCCCCAACAACCCGACCGGCGCCATCGCCACCAAGGAGCAGCTGAAGCGTTGGGTGGACTACGCCCGCCAGAACCGCGCGCTGATCCTCTTCGACGCCGCCTATCAGGCCTTTATCCAGGACGAAAACCTGCCGCGCTCGATCTACGAGATCGAAGGCGCCAAGGAGTGCGCAATCGAGTTCCGCAGCTTCTCCAAGAACGCGGGCTTCACCGGCACGCGCTGCGCCTTCACCGTGGTGCCGCAAGACCTCGTGGCCTACGACCCGGACAACAACCCCGTGCCGCTGCGCCAGCTCTGGAACCGCCGTCACAGCACGAAGTTCAACGGCGTGTCCTACCCCGTGCAGCGCGCGGCAGCCGCCATCTACAGCCCCGAGGGCAAGCAACAGGTGCAGGCCCTGATCGACGGCTACATGGCCAATGCCCGCAAGATCCGCGAGACCATGATCGAGCTGGGCTACGACTGCGTCGGCGGCGATCACGCCCCTTACGTCTGGATCCAGACCGGCGGCAAGTCGTGGGACTTCTTCGACAAGCTGCTCAACGAAGCGGGCGTCGTCTGCACCCCTGGTGCCGGCTTTGGCAAGTGCGGCGAAGGCCACATCCGCCTCAGCGCCTTCAACACTGCCGAAAAGACCGAGCAGGCACTGAAGCGCATCCGCGAAGTCCTCGCCCGCTAA
- the panC gene encoding pantoate--beta-alanine ligase — protein sequence MQVIESVHEMQSLAVRLRHQGKLIGFVPTSGYLHAGHLSLIQLAQDQADVVVVSCFVNPKEFGANEDFARYPRDRERDLQFCREAKVDVVFLPKEEEIYPAGFSSSVTEDKRASGLCAISRPHYFKGVCTCHAKLFNIVRPDQAIYGRKDPQMAAAIAKMVEDLNFTVEIVVGPTVREPDGLACSARNTYLNEFQRRDARIVYQALMKGRELVDNGIRNVDRVLAEVTYHISQIRRLRVIYVHAVNKHTMEFERQIVPGQTLIITSVWCDEVRLLDNMEL from the coding sequence ATGCAAGTCATCGAATCCGTGCACGAAATGCAGTCCCTTGCCGTGAGACTGCGCCACCAAGGCAAGCTGATCGGCTTTGTCCCGACCAGCGGCTACCTGCACGCGGGCCACCTGAGCCTGATTCAACTCGCTCAGGACCAGGCCGACGTGGTGGTGGTGTCGTGCTTCGTGAACCCCAAGGAGTTTGGCGCCAACGAAGACTTCGCCCGCTACCCGCGGGATCGGGAGCGCGACCTCCAGTTCTGCCGCGAGGCCAAGGTCGACGTGGTCTTCCTGCCCAAGGAAGAAGAAATCTACCCGGCGGGCTTCTCCAGCTCGGTGACGGAAGACAAGCGTGCCAGCGGCCTCTGCGCCATCTCGCGCCCGCACTACTTCAAGGGCGTTTGCACCTGCCACGCCAAGCTCTTCAACATCGTGCGCCCCGACCAGGCCATCTACGGCCGCAAGGACCCGCAGATGGCCGCCGCGATCGCCAAGATGGTCGAAGACCTCAACTTTACGGTCGAAATCGTCGTCGGCCCTACCGTGCGTGAGCCCGACGGCCTCGCCTGCAGCGCCCGCAACACCTACCTCAACGAATTCCAGCGCCGCGATGCCCGCATCGTCTATCAGGCGCTGATGAAAGGCCGTGAACTCGTCGACAACGGCATCCGCAACGTCGACCGCGTGCTGGCCGAGGTGACCTACCACATCTCGCAGATCCGCCGCCTGCGTGTGATCTACGTGCACGCCGTCAACAAGCACACGATGGAGTTCGAGCGCCAGATCGTTCCCGGCCAGACCTTGATCATCACCAGCGTCTGGTGCGACGAAGTTCGCCTGCTCGACAATATGGAGTTGTAG
- a CDS encoding MlaD family protein: MSRRASPAVIGAFVIGAAVLLTGLVIYVGAKNIFSKEETFLLYFDETVNGLAVGAPVKFKGVPIGRVSDVRIRYNQSPETTAIPVFIEIDTRRLEEDLGVQADLRDEEVLAAEIQDGLRGKLVVTSYISGQLYIELDYVQTPVPLEFPHQQRIEYKEIPTEPSVLAQVGSSASDIVARFSAIDMKTINDETIRLLRNSNAVVEALDVGAINQELVRTTQNVNQTLVDADIPALVAQSRDTLAQVQALATKLEGHVDPAMADYHALAQRLDTTLGSVENAANGLSSTVQPQSALYYELNQTMREVRVAARELRELADFLERNPRALLTGRDKPE, from the coding sequence ATGAGTCGCCGTGCTTCACCTGCCGTCATCGGAGCCTTCGTCATCGGGGCGGCCGTTTTGCTGACCGGCCTCGTCATCTACGTGGGTGCCAAGAATATCTTTTCCAAGGAAGAGACGTTCCTGCTCTACTTCGACGAGACCGTGAATGGCCTTGCCGTGGGCGCTCCGGTCAAGTTCAAAGGCGTGCCCATCGGGCGGGTCAGCGATGTGCGCATCCGCTACAACCAGTCGCCCGAGACGACTGCAATTCCCGTCTTTATCGAGATCGACACCCGTCGGCTGGAAGAAGACCTGGGCGTGCAGGCCGATTTGCGCGACGAGGAGGTGCTCGCGGCCGAAATCCAGGACGGTCTGCGGGGCAAGCTGGTGGTGACGAGCTACATCTCCGGTCAGCTCTACATCGAGCTGGATTACGTCCAGACTCCCGTGCCGCTGGAGTTCCCGCACCAGCAGCGCATCGAATACAAGGAGATCCCCACCGAGCCCTCCGTGCTGGCTCAGGTCGGCTCCTCGGCTTCGGACATCGTGGCCCGTTTCAGCGCGATCGACATGAAGACGATCAACGACGAGACGATTCGCCTGCTGCGTAACTCTAATGCGGTGGTCGAGGCCCTCGATGTCGGCGCGATCAATCAGGAGCTCGTGCGCACCACGCAAAACGTGAACCAGACGCTCGTCGACGCCGACATCCCCGCGCTCGTCGCCCAGTCGCGCGATACGCTGGCACAAGTCCAGGCGCTGGCGACCAAGCTGGAGGGGCATGTGGACCCGGCGATGGCCGATTACCACGCGCTGGCCCAGCGGCTCGATACGACCCTCGGCTCGGTCGAAAATGCGGCCAATGGGCTCTCCAGCACCGTGCAGCCCCAGTCGGCCTTGTATTACGAGCTGAACCAGACGATGCGCGAAGTCCGCGTCGCCGCCCGCGAACTCCGAGAGCTGGCCGACTTCCTCGAACGCAACCCCCGCGCCCTGCTCACCGGGCGCGACAAGCCCGAATGA
- a CDS encoding methylated-DNA--[protein]-cysteine S-methyltransferase, whose amino-acid sequence MEGLDYILHTTPIGALGLGCTGGRLSRVWFLGAREGQDLPLPPEPVLRQTVDELQAYFAGQLKRFTIPLAPSGSAFQLQVWEALCAIPWGETRSYKDIALALDNLGAIRAVGMACNRNPLPLIIPCHRVIGSSGELVGFGGGLPLKRQLLEHERILPVQRELF is encoded by the coding sequence ATGGAAGGCCTTGACTACATCCTCCACACGACGCCCATCGGCGCGCTCGGCCTCGGCTGCACGGGCGGCAGGCTTTCGCGAGTCTGGTTCCTGGGGGCGCGCGAGGGCCAAGACTTGCCCCTCCCGCCCGAGCCCGTGCTGCGCCAGACGGTCGACGAGCTGCAGGCCTACTTTGCGGGGCAGCTGAAGCGCTTCACCATCCCGCTTGCGCCCAGCGGCAGCGCCTTCCAGCTGCAGGTGTGGGAGGCCCTCTGCGCCATCCCCTGGGGCGAAACGCGCAGCTACAAAGACATTGCGCTCGCCCTCGACAACCTCGGCGCGATCCGGGCGGTCGGCATGGCCTGCAACCGTAACCCCCTGCCGCTCATCATTCCTTGCCATCGGGTGATTGGATCCAGCGGCGAGCTGGTGGGCTTCGGCGGCGGCCTCCCGCTCAAGCGCCAGCTATTGGAGCACGAGCGCATTTTGCCGGTGCAGCGGGAGTTGTTCTGA
- a CDS encoding glycoside hydrolase family 88 protein — MLRYSLPRLASLALLPATLLAQAPQETATPSVEQLRLINRGASQPAYPVVYGPVTTQEVKEVLDRVLAYIDAETPKSLVDRETGKVLKKSEFSSPNARFPQTHFGIVSYEWGVTYAGALHAAEATGDARYGRFVGERMQLIADSLPVFAERLKKAEAAGDPRPWRVPLRNLNAPHTLDDSGAMGAAMIKARRADAVGDEIRPVIDRLVGWIAEGQFRFEDGTLARNRPMPNALWLDDLYMSVPALAQMGVLTGDAAYFDDAAKQLIQFHERMFVPEKGLFMHGWIRDMEPHPAFHWGRANGWAAMAAAELLSVLPESHPQREAVLAIYRAHMKGLAAHQGGEGLWHQLLDRYDSYQETSASAMFVYAMARGINRGWLDPLAYGPATLLGWNAVAAQVNEQGQVENTCVGTGMGFDPAFYYHRPVSVYAAHGYGPVLMAGAEMITLLQDKGRDANVNDGSAQFAPEPDWRNFGR, encoded by the coding sequence ATGTTACGCTACTCCCTTCCCCGTCTTGCCTCCCTTGCCCTGCTGCCTGCCACCCTGCTGGCGCAGGCCCCGCAGGAAACCGCTACCCCCAGCGTGGAACAGCTGCGGCTGATCAACCGCGGCGCCTCGCAGCCGGCCTACCCGGTGGTTTATGGGCCCGTGACCACCCAAGAGGTCAAGGAGGTGCTCGACCGCGTGCTGGCCTATATCGACGCCGAAACGCCCAAGAGCCTGGTGGACCGTGAGACGGGTAAGGTGCTGAAGAAGAGCGAGTTTTCGAGCCCCAACGCACGTTTCCCTCAGACGCACTTCGGCATCGTCAGCTACGAGTGGGGCGTCACCTATGCCGGGGCGCTGCACGCAGCAGAGGCGACCGGAGACGCGCGCTATGGCCGTTTTGTCGGCGAGCGAATGCAGTTGATCGCCGACAGTCTGCCCGTCTTTGCCGAACGCCTGAAAAAGGCCGAAGCCGCCGGTGATCCCCGCCCCTGGCGGGTGCCGCTACGCAACCTCAACGCCCCCCACACGCTCGACGACTCGGGCGCGATGGGCGCGGCGATGATCAAGGCCCGGCGCGCCGACGCGGTAGGCGACGAGATTCGCCCCGTGATCGACCGCCTCGTGGGGTGGATCGCCGAAGGCCAGTTCCGCTTTGAAGACGGCACGCTGGCCCGCAACCGCCCGATGCCCAACGCGCTCTGGCTCGACGACCTCTACATGAGCGTGCCCGCGCTGGCGCAGATGGGCGTATTGACCGGAGACGCAGCCTATTTCGATGACGCCGCCAAGCAGCTGATCCAGTTTCACGAGCGCATGTTTGTGCCCGAGAAGGGGCTCTTCATGCACGGCTGGATCCGCGACATGGAGCCCCACCCCGCGTTCCACTGGGGCCGCGCCAACGGGTGGGCGGCCATGGCGGCAGCCGAGCTGCTGAGCGTGCTGCCGGAGAGCCACCCGCAGCGAGAGGCCGTGCTGGCCATTTACCGCGCCCATATGAAGGGGCTGGCGGCCCACCAGGGCGGCGAAGGACTCTGGCACCAGTTGCTCGACCGCTACGACTCGTATCAGGAGACCTCGGCCTCGGCCATGTTCGTCTACGCCATGGCGCGCGGGATCAACCGCGGCTGGCTCGACCCGCTGGCCTACGGCCCGGCGACGCTGCTGGGCTGGAACGCCGTCGCTGCCCAGGTCAACGAACAGGGGCAGGTCGAAAACACCTGTGTAGGCACCGGGATGGGCTTCGATCCGGCCTTCTACTACCACCGCCCGGTCAGCGTCTACGCCGCCCACGGCTACGGTCCGGTGCTGATGGCGGGGGCCGAAATGATCACCCTGCTGCAGGACAAAGGCCGGGACGCCAACGTCAACGACGGCTCTGCCCAGTTTGCCCCGGAGCCCGACTGGCGGAATTTTGGCAGGTAG